Within the Solidesulfovibrio sp. genome, the region GTCGTGGCCTACCTCAAGGCCCTGCGGGCCATCCTGGTCTACCTCGGCATCTGCGACGGCAACATGGAGGAAGGCTCGTTTCGCTGCGACGCCAACGTGAGCCTGCGCCCGGTGGGCCAGGAGCCCTTCGGCACCCGGGCGGAACTCAAAAACCTCAACAGCTTCCGCCACGTGCAAAAGGCCATCGAATACGAGATGGAACGGCAAGCCGACATCCTCGACGACGGCGGCACGGTCGTCCAGGAAACCCGGCTCTACGACGCGGCCAAAAACGTCACCGCCTCCATGCGGGCCAAGGAAGAGGCCAACGACTACCGCTACTTCCCGGACCCGGACCTGGTGCCCCTGACCCTTAACGCCGACACCCTCGCCCGCTGGAAGGGCGAGCTGCCGGAACTGCCGGCCGCCCGGCGGGCGCGCTTCGTTGCGGCCCTGGGGCTGTCCGAGTACGACGCCGACGTGCTCACGGCCGAACGCGCGCTGGCCGACTATTTCGAGGCGGTCCTGGCCGCCGGGGTCGAGGCCAAAAAGGCCGCCAACTGGATCCAGACCGAGCTTTTGCGCGAATGCAACCAGTCCGGCACCGCGCCCACGGCTTGCCCCCTGACCCCCGGCCACCTGGCCGGGCTCATCAAGCTCGTGGACGACGGCGTCATCTCCGGCAAGATCGCCAAGCAGATCTTCCCGGAACTGTTCGCCTCGGGCGAGCAGCCCGCCGACTACGTGCGGGCCAAGGGCCTGGCGCAAATCTCCGACACCGGCGCCCTGGAAGCGGCCGTGGACGCGGTGCTGGCCGCCAACCCGGCCGAGGTCGAGGCCTACCGCGGCGGCAAGAAAAAGCTCATGGGCTTTTTCGTCGGCCAGATCATGAAAGCGACCAAGGGCCAGGCCAACCCGGGCCTGGTCAACGAACTGTTGGCTCAAAAGCTGGGCTAGGCCGGACGCGGGGCCCGGTCCCCGCGCCCGACGGCCCGGGGAATCGTCCCGACGGCCCCCGACACGGGGCCGCGCAACACCTTTTGCCTTCCGACCACGGAAAAAAACATGACCGACCACATCGCCTTTTGCGCCGACAGGCAGGCCCTGCTGCTCCTGGACCAACGCTTCCTCCCCGACCGCGAGGAATCCTTCGTTTGCCGCAACACCGCCGACACCATCTACGCCCTCCAGACCATGGTGGTGCGCGGCGCGCCGGCCATCGGCGTCACCGCCGCCTACGGCTGCTACCTGGCCGCTCGCGAGGCCGGCGAGGCCGGCGACGGCTGGAAGGACAGGCTCGAAGGCCTGCTGGCCGACCTGGAACAGGCCCGGCCCACGGCCGTCAACCTGCGCTGGGCCGTTTCCCGCATGCGGGAGAAATGGCGGGCCCTGGGCGACGCGACCCGCGAGGCCCTGCTTTCGGCCTGGTTCGGCGAGGCCCAGGACATGCACGCCGAGGACATCGAGATCAACAAGGCCATGGGCAAAAACGGCGCGGCGCTCATTGCCGACGGCGACGCGGTCATGACCCACTGCAATGCCGGCGCCCTGGCCACGGCCGGCTACGGCACGGCCCTGGGCGTCATCCGCGCCGCCTTCGAGCAGGGCAAGCGCATCACGGTCATCGCCAACGAGACCAGGCCCTTTCTCCAGGGCGCGCGGCTCACCGCCTACGAACTGGCCAAGGAAGGCATCCCGGTCACGGTCGCCTGCGACAACGCCGTCGGGCACCTCATGAAAAAGGGCATGGTGCAAAAGGTGGTCGTGGGCGCCGACCGCATCGCGGCCAACGGCGACGCGGCCAACAAGATCGGCACCTACACGGTGGCCCTGGCGGCCAAGGCCCACGGCGTGCCCTTCTACGTGGCCGCCCCGGCCTCGACCTTCGACCTGACCCTGGCCACGGGCGAGCTGATCCCCATCGAGGACCGCACGCCGCGCGAAGTCACCCACGTGGGCGAACACCGCATCACCCCGGAAAACGTGCCGGTTTTCAATTTCGCCTTCGACGTCACCCCCGCCGCGCTCATCGCCGGCATCATCACGGAAAAGGGCGTGCTCACCGCGCCCTATGGCGATTCCATCCGGGCCGCCATCGGCGGCAAATAACCGCAACCGCCTTTGAAGGACGTACCATGCCTCTGGACGAACGCGTCATCACCGAAGCCATTGTCGACGAGTATTTCGCCAAATTCAAATCGAGCCTGGACCTGGACGTGGCCATTGTCGGGGGCGGCCCTTCGGGGTTGACCGCCGCGCGGCTGCTGGCGGCCGACGGCTTCAACGTCGCCCTGTTCGAGCGCAAGCTGTCCCTGGGCGGCGGCATGTGGGGCGGCGGCATGACCTACAACGTCATCGTGGTGCAGGAGGAAAGCGTGCACCTGCTCACCGACGTCGGCGTGCCGGTTAAGCGCTACAAGGACAACTACTTCACCGCCGACGCCGTGGCCGCCACCACGACGCTCGCTTCCGCCGCCTGCCTGGCCGGGGCGAAAGTCTTCAACTGCATGAGCGTCGAGGACGTGGTGCTGCGGGAACAGGCCGGCCAGAAGCGCGTCACCGGCATCGTCATCAACTCCTCGCCCGTGGAGATCGCCGGCCTGCACGTGGACCCGGTGGTGCTCGGCTGCGCCTACCTTGTCGAGGCCACGGGCCATGCCGTGGAAGTGCTCAATACCCTCGTGCGCAAAAACGACATCAAGCTGGCCACCCCCTCCGGCGGCATCGAGGGCGAGCAGTCCATGTGGGCCGAGGTGGCCGAGGCCAATACCGTCAAAAACACCCGGGAGATCTTCCCCGGGCTCTACGTGGCCGGCATGGCCGCCAACGCCAGCTTCGGCTCCTACCGCATGGGGCCGATCTTCGGCGGCATGCTGCTGTCGGGCGAGAAGGTGGCGGCGGATATCGCCGCGAAATTGCGCGGATAAGGACGGGAGGGAAGCCTCCGGCGTCCAGGAGGGGGCGAGGCCCCCTCCTGGACCACCCCATTGCGAAAGATGCGCCATCGGCCCTGTGCGGCCGGGAGTTCGCCATGCCTGTCGCGCGCCATCCGGACCCCGATACCCTGTATCCCATCGCAGGCTACGACAAGCTCGTTTTCCTCAAGAACTGCATCACGCGCGCCAACATCCGCGTGGGCGACTTCACCTATTTCGACGTCACCGGCGACCCCGGCGCCCGGGCCGAGGACTTCGAGACCCGAAACGTCCTGTACCACTTCGATTTCATCGGGGACCGGCTCCTCATCGGCGCGTTTTGCGCCCTGGGCAGCGGGGTGCGCTTCCTCATGAACGGGGCCAACCACGAGCTCGCCCCCCTTTCCACCTATCCCTTCGGCATCTTCACCGACGGCTGGGAGGCCGCCGCGCCGCTGTGCCGGACCCGGGGCGACACCGTGGTCGGCAACGACGTCTGGATCGGCTACAACGCCACCGTCATGCCCGGGCGCACCGTCGGCCACGGCGCCATCGTCGGCTCCGGGAGCCTGGTGGCCGCCGACGTGCCGCCCTACGCCGTCGTCGGCGGCAACCCGGCCCGGCTGATTCGCATGCGCTTTCCCGAGGAGGCCGTGGCCCGGCTTTTGGCCGTGGCCTGGTGGGACTGGCCGGCGGAGAAAATCGCCCGGCACCTCGACCGCATCGCCGGAACGGACCTCGACGCCCTGGAACGGGCCGCGAACGAAGGCTGACGCCCCGACATCGACCGGACGATTGACCGGGAACCGGGGTTTCCGTATTTGCGGTTGACATGACGGGAAAGTCGTGGTCAAGCCACGGGCTTCCGTTGACGCGGGCGCAGCCCGCCCCCGCCCCGTGCACGCCCCAAAGGAGACGCCCTGCCCATGCCCCCCATCGTGGCCATCGTCGGACGCCCCAACGTAGGCAAGTCCACCCTGTTCAATCGCCTGACCCGGCGCCGCAAGGCCATCACCCACGACCGTCCGGGGGTGACCCGCGATCGCCTGGAGGCCACGGCGGAACTCGACGGCCGGGTCGTCACCCTGGTCGACACCGGCGGCATGGATTTCGACGCGCCCGAGGGCCTCGACCGCCAGATCGTGGTCCAGGCCGAGATCGCCCTGACCATGGCCGACGTGGTGCTGTTTCTCGTGGACGGCAAGGCCGGCCGCACGGCGCTCGACGACGAGATGGCCGAACGGCTGCGCCGGGTGGGCAAGCCGGTCATCGTGGCCGTCAACAAGGTCGACGGCGAGGAGCGCATCGCGCCCCTGACCGGCGATTTCCATTCCTGGGGCCTTCCCCTGATGCCGATCTCCGCCGCCCACGGCCACGGCCTGGGCGACCTGGCCGAGGCGCTGGCCGCCGCCCTGCCCGAGCGGCAGGACGCCCCCGAGGCCGAGCACCTGGAGGCCGGCCTGCGCCTGGCCGTGCTCGGCCGGCCCAACGCCGGCAAGTCCTCGCTGGTCAACGCGCTTCTCGGCGAGGACCGGGTCATCGTCAGCGAGGTGGCCGGCACCACCCGCGACTCGGTGGACACGGAGCTCAAGCGGGGGGGCAAGCGTTACGTCTTCGTGGACACGGCCGGCGTGCGCAAGCGCACCCGCATCACCGACGACCTGGAACGCGACAGCGTGGGCCGGGCGCTCGGCAGCGCCAAGCGGGCCAACGTGGCCGTGGTGGTCATCGACGCCACGGGCGGGGTCGGCGTCCAGGACAAGCGGCTGATTTCCTATCTGGACAAGGAGCGCACGCCGTTTCTGATCGCGGTCAACAAGATCGACCTCATCGCCCAGAAGGACATGATCGCCCTGCGCAAGGACATCGCCGAGGAGCTGCGCATGTGTTCCCACGTGCCGGTGCTCTACATCGCGGCGGCCAAGGGCAAGGGCGTGGCCAAGATCCTGCCCATGGCCGAGGCGATCTGGAAGGAGTGCCAGATCCGGGTGGGCACCGGGGCGCTCAACCGGGCCATGCGCGAGGTGCTGGACAAGCACCAGCCGCCCCTGGTCAACGGCCGCCGGGCCAAGTTCTACTACCTGACCCAGGCCAGCGAAGCCCCGCCGACCTTCGTCTTTTTCGTCAGCGACACGGAGCGCGTGCGCGATTCCTACCTGAAATACCTGGAAAACGGCCTGCGCAAGCTTTTCGGCATCACCATGGCCCCGGTCAAGGTCGTCTGCCGCGACAGCCACAAGCCCAAGGAATAGGCGGGGGGGCCGCTCCGCCCCTGTGTTTCGCGCCGGCTTGACACAGCCGAGCCGGCCTCTCACTTTCGGACGTCTTTTATCCCCGACCGATCTCGTATAGACTGGTTTGACCGACAGCGCGCAGGTGTCGGCAGGGGGACGGCATGGCCAAGATAGAAGGCGTTCGCATTCAAAATTTCAGGGCACTCAAAAATATTTCTTTAGGTAAATTGTGGAGTCAGCAACAAGCCGAGCCCCTCTCGCCAATGACTGCCGTTATTGGCAAGAACGGTGTAGGAAAAAGCACGCTTTTCGATGCATTTGGCTTCCTTGCTGATTGTCTCAAGCTGGGTGTCGAGGAAGCGTGTGATCTACGGGGTCGCGGCGGATTCGATAAAATTCGTTCCCAAACGACGACAGATCCCATAATGTTTGAAATTTATTACAAAGAGGATGGGAACGCTCGCCCTATTACCTATGAACTCGCCATCGATCTGGACGACGCGGGCCGTCCATTCGTCCTGAAAGAACGCCTCCGGCAAAGAAGGAAAAATCAAAAATTTGGCTGGCCTTTTTCTTTTCTTGTACTCAACAAAGGGAAAGGTGTGGCCTGGAAGGGTGACGCGACGGGACAACAGATTGATGAAGAGCATGGAGATGTTGACATTGATTCTTTTATGGGAGCTCTTCTCAACAACACAGAGCAGGAAGAAAGCAAAGAAACAGAAGTTGTCGAACTTGAGGACAAAAGGAAACTCGGCATTGCCACTCTAGGTTCACTCAAGCAGCACCCGAGAATATCCGCCTTTCGAAAATTCATCGAAGGCTGGTATCTCAGTTATTTCACACCTGACGCGGCCCGGGACCTGTCCCTGGCTGGACCACAAAAACACCTCAACATTCACGGCGACAACTTGGCTAACGTCGTGCAGTTCATGGAAAGAGAGCATAGCAAACGATTTCAAACAATATTGAACAGAATTGCCGAAAAAATTCCCGGTATAAACAAGATTGACACCGAGCGAACCCCCGATGGCCGCCTTCTTTTGCGCTTCAACGACACCGGCTTCGACAAGCCTTTCTACGCCCAGCAAATGTCCGACGGCACGCTCAAGGTCTTCGCCTACCTGCTGCTGCTGGAAGACCCCTCGCCGCCACCCTTTCTGTGCATCCAGGAGCCGGAAAACGGCCTCTACCACAAACTCCTCGAAACCCTGGCCCACGAATTCCGTAGGCACGCAACCGGCCTCAAGGGCGGCTCCCAGGTCTTCGTGACCACCCACCAGCCCTATTTCGTGGACGCCCTCTCCCCCGAGGAGGTCTGGATACTGGAAAAAGCAGCCGACGGCTTCTCCACCATCCGCCGGGCCAGCGACGATCCACTCGTGGCCAATCTCGTGCAGGAAGGCCTGCCACTCGGCAGCCTCTGGTACAGCGACTACCTGGACGCGAGATAGGCCATGCATTTCGAAGTTTACGTGGAAGACCTCTCCGGCAAAACCGCCCTCGAAGTCCTCCTCCCACGCATCATCGGTCCGGAACACGCCTACAACATTCATGGATACAAGGGGCTCGGTCGTCTCCCCAAAAATCTGCGGGCGCATGCAAATCCGGCATCCCAACAACTGCTCGACAAACTCCCCGCCATTCTCCGGGCACACGGCAAGGCCTATGCCACATCACCCCAGCACTATCCAGTCATCGTCGTGTGCGACCTCGACGACAACTGCCGCAGGGCCTTCCGCCGGGAGCTTCTATCTGTTCTTGATGCCTGCGACACGAAACCCCACACCGTTTTTTGCCTCGCCGTCGAGGAAGGGGAAGCCTGGCTCCTCGGCGACCTCGCCGCCATAAAAGCCGCTTACCCCAAGGCCAAGAATGCCGTGTTAGACAGCTATAGCAACGACGTCGTCTGCGGCACCTGGGAACTGCTCGCGGACGCCCTCTACCCCGGCGGGGCGAAGGCACTGAAGAAAAAAGGATTCGGCGTGGCGGAGGAACAAAAACGCAGGTGGGCCGAAGCGATCACACCGCACATGGATATCGAGCAAAACAACTCGCCGAGCTTTTGCTACTTCCGCGACAAGCTGCGGCAATTGCTCGCCGGCGCCTGACGGCGACGCGCCGCAAGCACACCTAGTGCCGC harbors:
- the gatB gene encoding Asp-tRNA(Asn)/Glu-tRNA(Gln) amidotransferase subunit GatB encodes the protein MARYETVIGVEVHAQLKTESKIFCSCSTRFGDAPNENVCPVCSGMPGVLPVLNAKAVEYAAKMGLATDCAVNPVSVFARKNYFYPDLPKAYQISQYEQPICEHGHVDVLVDGRTKRVGITRIHMEEDAGKNIHSAADNLSYVDLNRACVPLIEIVSEPDMRGPEEVVAYLKALRAILVYLGICDGNMEEGSFRCDANVSLRPVGQEPFGTRAELKNLNSFRHVQKAIEYEMERQADILDDGGTVVQETRLYDAAKNVTASMRAKEEANDYRYFPDPDLVPLTLNADTLARWKGELPELPAARRARFVAALGLSEYDADVLTAERALADYFEAVLAAGVEAKKAANWIQTELLRECNQSGTAPTACPLTPGHLAGLIKLVDDGVISGKIAKQIFPELFASGEQPADYVRAKGLAQISDTGALEAAVDAVLAANPAEVEAYRGGKKKLMGFFVGQIMKATKGQANPGLVNELLAQKLG
- the der gene encoding ribosome biogenesis GTPase Der codes for the protein MPPIVAIVGRPNVGKSTLFNRLTRRRKAITHDRPGVTRDRLEATAELDGRVVTLVDTGGMDFDAPEGLDRQIVVQAEIALTMADVVLFLVDGKAGRTALDDEMAERLRRVGKPVIVAVNKVDGEERIAPLTGDFHSWGLPLMPISAAHGHGLGDLAEALAAALPERQDAPEAEHLEAGLRLAVLGRPNAGKSSLVNALLGEDRVIVSEVAGTTRDSVDTELKRGGKRYVFVDTAGVRKRTRITDDLERDSVGRALGSAKRANVAVVVIDATGGVGVQDKRLISYLDKERTPFLIAVNKIDLIAQKDMIALRKDIAEELRMCSHVPVLYIAAAKGKGVAKILPMAEAIWKECQIRVGTGALNRAMREVLDKHQPPLVNGRRAKFYYLTQASEAPPTFVFFVSDTERVRDSYLKYLENGLRKLFGITMAPVKVVCRDSHKPKE
- a CDS encoding sulfide-dependent adenosine diphosphate thiazole synthase, producing the protein MPLDERVITEAIVDEYFAKFKSSLDLDVAIVGGGPSGLTAARLLAADGFNVALFERKLSLGGGMWGGGMTYNVIVVQEESVHLLTDVGVPVKRYKDNYFTADAVAATTTLASAACLAGAKVFNCMSVEDVVLREQAGQKRVTGIVINSSPVEIAGLHVDPVVLGCAYLVEATGHAVEVLNTLVRKNDIKLATPSGGIEGEQSMWAEVAEANTVKNTREIFPGLYVAGMAANASFGSYRMGPIFGGMLLSGEKVAADIAAKLRG
- a CDS encoding CatB-related O-acetyltransferase, which codes for MPVARHPDPDTLYPIAGYDKLVFLKNCITRANIRVGDFTYFDVTGDPGARAEDFETRNVLYHFDFIGDRLLIGAFCALGSGVRFLMNGANHELAPLSTYPFGIFTDGWEAAAPLCRTRGDTVVGNDVWIGYNATVMPGRTVGHGAIVGSGSLVAADVPPYAVVGGNPARLIRMRFPEEAVARLLAVAWWDWPAEKIARHLDRIAGTDLDALERAANEG
- the mtnA gene encoding S-methyl-5-thioribose-1-phosphate isomerase, whose amino-acid sequence is MTDHIAFCADRQALLLLDQRFLPDREESFVCRNTADTIYALQTMVVRGAPAIGVTAAYGCYLAAREAGEAGDGWKDRLEGLLADLEQARPTAVNLRWAVSRMREKWRALGDATREALLSAWFGEAQDMHAEDIEINKAMGKNGAALIADGDAVMTHCNAGALATAGYGTALGVIRAAFEQGKRITVIANETRPFLQGARLTAYELAKEGIPVTVACDNAVGHLMKKGMVQKVVVGADRIAANGDAANKIGTYTVALAAKAHGVPFYVAAPASTFDLTLATGELIPIEDRTPREVTHVGEHRITPENVPVFNFAFDVTPAALIAGIITEKGVLTAPYGDSIRAAIGGK
- a CDS encoding AAA family ATPase; amino-acid sequence: MAKIEGVRIQNFRALKNISLGKLWSQQQAEPLSPMTAVIGKNGVGKSTLFDAFGFLADCLKLGVEEACDLRGRGGFDKIRSQTTTDPIMFEIYYKEDGNARPITYELAIDLDDAGRPFVLKERLRQRRKNQKFGWPFSFLVLNKGKGVAWKGDATGQQIDEEHGDVDIDSFMGALLNNTEQEESKETEVVELEDKRKLGIATLGSLKQHPRISAFRKFIEGWYLSYFTPDAARDLSLAGPQKHLNIHGDNLANVVQFMEREHSKRFQTILNRIAEKIPGINKIDTERTPDGRLLLRFNDTGFDKPFYAQQMSDGTLKVFAYLLLLEDPSPPPFLCIQEPENGLYHKLLETLAHEFRRHATGLKGGSQVFVTTHQPYFVDALSPEEVWILEKAADGFSTIRRASDDPLVANLVQEGLPLGSLWYSDYLDAR